In Rhinolophus sinicus isolate RSC01 linkage group LG01, ASM3656204v1, whole genome shotgun sequence, the genomic stretch TGGCAACACAGGGATCGATACATGGCTGTTGGCTGCACACCCGCTGCAGGCCAGCCCTGAGGACTTCCAAAGGGACACGACCTCACCTGGCCCCCTCACCTGCGCACTCAAAGAGCAGCTCCCCATCGCTGAGCCTCCACACGAACGCTTTGTCATCTTCACCCCCTGTCACTGCCAAGGTGTTGGTCTTGGGGTCCAGGCTCACACAAAACACAGATGCTGTCCCAAGAGATATTCCATGAGTAAGGAGATGGGGCTCCCACCTAGGTTTCAGTCCTTTGGGACCTGCAGGAAGCCCACCCCCTTGCACCCAAGGCAACATGTCTTTCCTCCTGGGAAAGAAGGGTGCATTCAAGTTCTTCTAAGTTTCAAGCATCAGGTTGTTGGAGAAGTCCCTCCCCAAGCCTGCCAAGCTCCAAGTCCTTCTCGGGGCAGATCTCCCTACAGTGCTGCGCCCTTCACCAGCCCGCACTAATGCTGTGGACAGGAGGAGGGTGCGTGTGCAGCGCTACCGCTCTCAGCCGGGGATGCCACCAGGCTGGGTACAAACAGGGAGGGGAGCAGCATGGTACTGGTTTCTTATGAAGAGCTAACTTTTGAGGATTATAGCAAATACGCTCCAAAGGGTACTGTTACATCTCATTTACACCAAGGTAacgttttaaaagaaaactaattacaattgtcaccccagtaaactttaactaaaaaaagaaaactaaggtcCAGAGAAGTtgataaaaatcataaattggTAAGTAGCAGTGATAGGATTTGAACCTATGTTTTTCAACGGACTCGAGGAGCCAAGCTCTGCTCCATTCCATCATACCGCCCCCTACCTGCGAGCTCCTCCAGGGCAAGGCCAGCATTTTCCCATCTCTGGGTCCCTCCTAACGCTGTGTACACAGCGGATGTGCGATGCTCAAACCTGGCTTCATGATGGGTCTCCTCAGAGACCTACCTGAGTGCAAGGCAAAGGTGACCTCGCTATCATCTGGGCCCTCCATGCTGCCGACCACCCCTTCCTGGGGTTCCAGAACCCAGCCCTCCTCGTtgccctcttcctcttcttcctcttcctcaaagTCGACGTCTTCCATCTCTTGGGCTAGATCATCTGCTTTGGGGAGAGGGATAAAAGATGGGGCTCAGCAGGCGGtaagagggatggagagaagtgtGGGGAGGCCTGGCGCTGGGGTGGGTCAAGTGGCAAGAGAGTAGGTGAGGTCAAATTAGACGAAGCGGGGGCATAGGAGGGGTCTGAGAAACTGAGGGTGACCAGAGACTGTGGAAAAGGAGGACCGAGGGGATGATGGGAAGGGGGTGTGTGAGGGGACGGGCCAAAGGAGGCGTCAGGGGAACCCCCACCCCGGCCAGGCCTGAGAACtaagtgtgggggtgggggtgaggggcagggcgAAGGAGGTCGGTAGGAATGACCGGTGGGGTgtgcaggggaggggggagaagcaGGGGTCAGAGGCCAGGGGTGAACGCCTCCTGTCCCATGGCCTGAGGACCAGCAATGCTCACCCGGGTCCGGCGGACCGGGATCCAGTTCTACCACCTCGATAATCTCTTCATCACCATGGAAGCTTAGGGTCTCCAGTGGGGGGGTGTCAGCAGCAGCCCCGCTTTCCGATTCGGACTCCATGCGGCGCAAGCGGCCGATCCACTTCTCTGGGCCCAAACGCCTCCCAGAGTCAGCTCTGCGCGACGACGCGGAACTCGAGCCCCTCCTCCCGGGAAGGAAGTAGGCGTAGGCGACTCCCCCAGCAAGAAGAGCGACGGCCGCTCGGCCAGTAGGGAAAAGGGATGGCTAGGTTAACCACCAATCATAGGGCAGAGTTGGGAGACAGGGACAAGGCGTGGCGGGAAGAACCCAAACTCCGCCCGACCTGACTCCGCCCCCGACAGGAGAGAAACAAGCGAGCGTGCGCGCCTCCGGATCTCCTGAGTAGTTCTCGCCGGTTCCCTCCGCGGGCTTCTGGAAGATGTAGTTTCTGGTCTGTAGGCGGGACGGAAGGAGCGGGGGAGGCCCCTTACGCAAACTACAATTCCCGACGGGGAGCGCGGTAAAGGGGGGTGGGATCTGAACATGGCGGCGGTGGTAGCTGCTACGGCGCTGAAGGGCCGGGGGGCGAGAAATGCCCGCGTCCTCCGGGGTAAGGAGAGGGGCCCCGGGGGAGGTCAGTACTTTAGGGGATCCCTTTTTGTTCAGCATCCCGCCCGGCGATAGCAGGAGGTTAGGGCTGTCGAGTGCTGCTCGCACCTCTCTACAGGATCTTAAAGAATCTGGGGGCTAAAAGATGGTCTCTAGAGGTCACCCAGTCCATCCCTCTGCCTTCGGGTTACACAGCACCTCTGGGGTCTTGCTGCGAGAGGGAGCCCCAAGGAAGCCTTTTAGACTCCCGCGCTCCAGGTGTTTTCACACTCACCGCAGTGCAGAGGGAAGAGCCCTGAGCTTTTGGAGGCTTGGGTTCTAGCCCCGGATAATTAGCAGTTTGACCTTGGGAGAAGCAGTTCGTCTTTccgggcttcagtttccttttctataaaacgAGGGGACGGAGTAGACCACCTTTAAGCTCCCTCCCCGTGTTAACTTCTgcgtttgaaaacattttctcggGTTTCCTTAATACGTCTCATGTGAGTCCCACTGCAGTCCTTCCCATCCTGTCTTCCGAGGAGATAAAGAACAGCGAGGCTTGCTCTCCTGGCACCAGGATTATGAGCCCACAATGACGTAGAAGTGGCTTCCAAAAGTGTCACCTCGATGGCGATTTTCCAAACGTTTCCCTTTGAAATCTCCCTGGCACTTGTTACACCAAACTGCAGTCACTTCCCTTCCTCAGATCTCAGCCACTCCTCCCCAGGCTTTCTTCTCATTGCCTTACTGACCTTCGTTATCTCCATCCACAGGGATTCTCTCTGGAGCCACAGCTAACAAAGCTTCTCAGAACAGAACTCGGGCACTGCAAAGCCACAGCTCCCCGGAGTGCAAGGAAGAGCCTGAGCCCCTGTCTCCTGAACTGGAATACATTCCCAGAAAGAGGGGCAAGAATCCCATGAAAGCAGTGGGACTAGCCTGGTGAGTTTTAAAGTAACCCTTTGCCCACCGATGAGGAGTGGGGCCAGGGGAGGGCAGGACCCAGAAACTTCTCTAAGTTTCAGGTGGTGAACTGAATCCaaggttgtggggacagaattGCTGGGTGCAAGGACTGGACTCTCAGAGGaatggggcaggggaggtgggaaaGTGTGTGCAATTGGAGAGACAGTGGGTTTTCTGTGGAGGTAAGCTGAGCTAATTGGATTTAAATTTGGGTCCCTGGCGTCATCCTCTCCTGGGAGCTTGACGTGAGACCCAATTGAGGTCTCACATAAAAGGTGTTCAGTATATCATCATTTGGATCCAACTCTGACTTTAATACATATTACTGATCAATATTAAAGGTAAAGGAGGGGGAATTAACCTTTTTCTTCAGCACCTTAGGTGTGCCAGGACTTTACAGTGTAATGTTTTAGTCTTTCTGATAAATATcacatccccatttcacagatgagagaactgaggctcagagctgggATTCTCACCAGGTCTTGTGACTCCATGCCCTTTTCCCCACACTAAGGTGCCTCCTAAGTAGCGGTTACTCAGATTAAGAAGGGGAGTCTGGGAGAGAGATTGGGGCAGTTTAGGCAGAGGGAACTTTTGCCAAGAATTGGAGAGGGAGAGGATGGGCCGTCTGGAGAATCATGCACAGGCTGTGCAGCAGAATTGCAGGGCTCATGTTGAAAGGTGTCAGGCTACAGGTGAAAGGAATGAAGAAGTGGGCAGAGACCCAACCACACTGGGCCTTTTGTGCCATGCCTAGGAGTTTGGACTTGTCCAGGAAGTGATGGAGAGCTGTTACGGAGTTTTAAGCAGGGCAGCCGCAGGATCTGAATTTCATGGGGCCCTCCAGCCGCCAGCGCGAACGCTGATAGACACAAGAGGTATTGCAGTGTTCATGAGCTCAATGAAGTTGGAATGAGATTCCCCGCAGCTCTTCTGGCTCAGGCGTGGCCCCTCCCCAAACCCCGTGCACATCTCCCCACCCCTAGGGCCATCGGCTTCCCCTGTGGTATCCTTCTCTTCATCCTCACCAAGCGGGAAGTGGACAAGAACCGTTTGAAGCAGATGAAGGCTCGGCAGAACATGCGGGCATCCAACACGGGCGAGTATGAGAGCCAGAGGTTCAGGGCCTCCTCCCATCATGCCCCGTCTCCTGAAGCTGGGTCCGGGGTGCAGACCTGAGGAACACTGCAGCCCTCCCCTAGACTGTATTGACTGGCCTCCAGGCTGTGAAGTCCTTTGGGTTTGGCTGCAATTCTGGTCCTTGCCTCTGAGGTCCACCAGGGGGCGCATGAAGCCCAGGCTGCTGCCAGCCCTCATCCTTCCCCTACCCTCCCCTCCAGCCTGAGAAACCAGCCAAAGGCAAATAAAGTTATTGAGTGTTTGAGTGGAAAGGCACCCGGACTGGGTTTGTCAGTCCCTTGGGACGGGAGCGGCAGAGGGCGGGGTTGGTTACTCCCGTGTGCTGCCTTTCATTGACGCATTCAGTGTACTGGGCTTGATGGTTGAGGAAACCACAGAGACTTAAGCAACAAGCCTAGGCTCAGACCCTGGGGACCAAGCCTCAGAGTTGCTGGCCAGGAGGGTGGGGTGTCTCTCAGCTTTGAACAAATAATAAGAATCAAAGAGGGCATTGAGggtgtggaagaaaaaaaacactactCATGGCTGAGTCCAAATagactcaacctctctgggcctcagtttacttgTTTGTAAGAGGTTTTGGACTAGTGATTTCTAAGGCAAGGGGTTTTAAGCATGAACCTGCAGTCCATCTCTCCCACCCCAACTGTGAAAGGGTGTGTACACATACAGCTGTGTGGGGAGGAGGTTTTGTAAAGTGTCCATGATGCAGAGAGGTCACGTGCTGCTGCTCTAAGCAGTCCCTGCCAGACCCAGTGATGCAGGTGGAGCTTTCACCAGCCTGTTGCATCGTCACCAGGAAGCACTGCGGCATAGTATTTAGTTATCTTAGAAAAGGTGGAAGATAGCAAGCCAGAATGCAAAGGTTGGAAGTGGACGCTGTGGGGAGAGCCAAACTGGTACTCCCTGAGCTGACACCTTAAAGTGAAGCAAACCAGAGCCAAACAGGGTTTTAACTTCTAAACATAAAACTTTATTACATTTCTAGTTACATCCTTTTGTGTGATATACTCAGGACTGAGGACTTACTAGGGAGTCCTAATTATACCCTTGGGCTGACTTGGTTTCCTCCCCACCCGATAGAGCgacccctctccctcttcccccttccaGCTTAAGGCACTTAGAGCCACAAGAAAGCAGTAGCTGGCTGGAGAAATGGGGTTCCAGTATAAAATTCACCAGTAAGTGTTAAGAACAAACAGAGAGGAAGTCTCCTTCCTCTCAGGGCCCTCCCCAAGGTTAGCAGAAGAACACCAAAGCTTCCATGGGTTCCATAGTAGGCTTCCATCTCTCAGACCACGCAGGGGACCTCAAGGCATTTTCCCTGCCTCTAGCCCAATCTCTTCATCCTGGTTACTTCCTGGATCTAACCACCCCGTCTCCTGACCTGTGCCCCTCACTTTCTGCTTTGAGCAGCCTGAGCACAGGAAGCAAGAGATCCCTCTGACCAGTGATCCCAGAAGCCCCCAGGAGGCCCTAGGCAGTTTTGGAGAATGGGGCCCAGATAGCCGTGGACCTGCTGTctctgctgctgccaccaccagaGGAAGCCCAGGGTAGATGCAGCTCAGTATTGGCCTGTGCTTGACTTTGCttgctcttctccccacccccccacccggATAAACAGTATATACGTGCCATCAAAAGAAGAGGGGTTGAATCTAGGGGTACCCATGGGCACAGATCTCTTCAATCTTCCTGAGCCAGGAAGCGCCAAGGTTTGCCAAAGGAATACAGGGTAATGGCTTAGGAGTCCCGGAGGCTGGGGACAGAGCTCTCCAGCTCTGGTGGAGGAAATGGCTCCGGCTCCCTAGCCCAGAGTCTACggcagaggtgggagggaaaACCTCATCACCTTGAGGTCgcttctgcctccttcccttttaGCTGTAGACTAGGCTCTTTTCATCCCTGCCCCCGCTGGCCCCAGCTGTTAAGAATTTGGAGCCACATAGCGGGTGGAGGTAGAAGGCACATCTTCGGCCTAGTACCTGCTAAGTCCACCATAGGCAAGAGTTAGTCCCCAGTTCCTCCAGCCTCACCAGGTGGCACTTGCACATCCATAGCCAGAGGCCACCCACGCCAGgacagaaaggaaactgagggGAAGGATAGGGGTCTGGGGCCCAGACCCTGATCACAGGGCCCAGCCCTCAGGGTGGAGCAGAACTGGGGGTGCTCCTTAATCGCGACTCCCCACCAGCTGCAGCACGAAGGTGAAGATGTAGACGATGTCTGTATATATCTGCAGGGCGCCCGTGATGTAGTCCTCCGGGCTGATGGTGTGCTTCCGGTTCCCCAGGACCAGCTGCGTGTCATAGGCCAGGAACTGCAGGGGCGGGAAGGCCGAGTGAGGACCGCGGGCACAGGGCCCAAGCTCA encodes the following:
- the PNKD gene encoding putative thioesterase PNKD isoform X3, with amino-acid sequence MAAVVAATALKGRGARNARVLRGILSGATANKASQNRTRALQSHSSPECKEEPEPLSPELEYIPRKRGKNPMKAVGLAWAIGFPCGILLFILTKREVDKNRLKQMKARQNMRASNTGEYESQRFRASSHHAPSPEAGSGVQT